From a single Streptomyces liliifuscus genomic region:
- a CDS encoding DNA polymerase III subunit alpha, giving the protein MPGFTHLHTVSGFSLRHGASHPERLAERASERGMDALALTDRDTLAGTVRFAKACAAQGVRPLFGVDLAVEEPVRVRESARVRESVRVRGAARDEGSVRLGGSVSGSVRGGRRRAPVRGGAFIDESAPRVTFLARDGAKGWAELCRIVTATHAGDTDGPLLPWADNHADGLTVLLGPASDVGRALVAGRPDRAAKLLVPWREVYGDALRLEAVWHGREGTGPGSLRLAARTVGFAAEQQVRPVLSNAVRYADPGMGPVADVLDAARRLVPVDPRKELDSGEAWLKDAGAMLGAAERIVEAAGYRRDTAYRLLEQTRATAAECLVDPEDDLGLGAVHFPEPHLVGAGRRTAQRVLASRAAAGMVRRGYDRSSEARGYWERMHRELDIIAHHNFASYFLTVAQVVDDVREMGIRVAARGSGAGSLVNHLLGIAHADPVAHGLLMERFLSKRRPVLPDIDIDVESARRLEVYRAIIGRFGTERVATVAMPETYRVRHAVRDVGAALSMDPADIDRIAKSFPHIRARDARAALEELPELRPLAGEMEKYGRLWDLVEALDALPRGIAMHPCGVLLSDASLLARTPVMPTSGEGFPMSQFDKEDVEDLGLLKLDVLGVRMQSAMAHAVAEVERATGDRVDLDAVEEGDPATYRLIRSAETLGCFQIESPGQRDLVGRLQPANFHDLVVDISLFRPGPVAADMVRPFIEARHGRAPVRFPHPDLAEPLRSTYGVVVFHEQIIDIVDIMTGCGRDEADRVRRGLSDPESQGRIRFWFAQHAAARGYDAETIARTWEIVEAFGSYGFCKAHAVAFAVPTYQSAWLKAHHPAAFYAGLLTHDPGMYPKRLLLADARRRGVPILPLDVNRSAVAHRIELVSDSEGFEGFKGVAGGTLRGSGKAWGVRLALSDVHGISEAEAARIADGQPYASLLDFWERARPSRPLAGRLAQVGALDAFGANRRDLQLHLTELHRGARAGRGNQLPLAGGQKTAPAGLPDLSSAERLSAELGVLSMDASRNLMDDHREFLEELGVVTARRLRAARHGETVLVAGAKAATQTPPIRSGRRVIFTTLDDGTGLVDLAFFDDSHDACAHTVFHSWLLLVRGVVQRRGPRSLSVVGAAAWNLADLVELRREEGLDGVALRLAEPQGEDGAEGGSRDTGDPTGGRRIQMSTGYEMHPWADLRPAGEGPAGGKKLWHQSPGSAG; this is encoded by the coding sequence GTGCCGGGCTTCACGCATCTGCACACCGTTTCCGGGTTCTCCCTGCGGCACGGGGCCTCGCATCCGGAGCGCCTCGCCGAGCGCGCCTCCGAGCGGGGCATGGACGCGCTCGCCCTCACCGACCGTGACACCCTCGCGGGCACGGTCCGCTTCGCCAAGGCCTGCGCCGCCCAGGGTGTGCGTCCACTGTTCGGGGTCGACCTCGCGGTCGAGGAGCCCGTACGTGTTCGGGAGTCCGCGCGTGTTCGGGAGTCCGTACGAGTCCGGGGGGCCGCGCGGGATGAGGGGTCCGTACGGCTCGGTGGGTCCGTAAGCGGGTCCGTAAGAGGGGGGCGGCGGCGGGCTCCCGTGCGGGGCGGTGCCTTCATCGACGAGTCGGCGCCTCGGGTGACCTTCCTTGCCCGGGACGGTGCGAAGGGCTGGGCCGAGCTCTGCAGAATCGTTACTGCGACGCATGCGGGCGACACGGACGGGCCGCTGTTGCCCTGGGCGGACAACCACGCCGACGGCCTGACCGTTCTGCTCGGGCCCGCCTCCGACGTCGGCCGGGCGCTCGTCGCGGGGCGTCCCGACCGGGCCGCGAAACTGCTCGTGCCCTGGCGGGAGGTCTACGGCGACGCCCTGCGTCTCGAAGCGGTCTGGCACGGGCGCGAGGGCACCGGTCCCGGCTCGCTGCGGCTGGCCGCCCGTACCGTCGGCTTCGCCGCCGAGCAGCAGGTGCGGCCCGTGCTAAGCAACGCCGTCCGGTACGCCGACCCGGGCATGGGCCCGGTCGCCGATGTCCTGGACGCGGCCCGCCGGCTCGTGCCGGTCGACCCCCGCAAGGAGCTGGACAGCGGCGAGGCCTGGCTCAAGGACGCGGGCGCCATGCTCGGCGCCGCCGAACGGATCGTCGAGGCCGCGGGCTATCGCCGTGACACCGCGTACCGCCTGCTCGAACAGACGAGGGCCACCGCCGCCGAGTGTCTCGTCGACCCGGAGGACGACCTCGGCCTCGGCGCCGTGCACTTTCCCGAGCCGCATCTCGTCGGCGCCGGACGCCGTACCGCGCAGCGGGTACTGGCCTCGCGGGCGGCGGCGGGGATGGTTCGGCGCGGCTACGACCGTTCTTCCGAAGCGCGTGGTTACTGGGAGCGGATGCATCGCGAGCTGGACATCATCGCCCACCACAACTTCGCCTCCTACTTCCTGACGGTCGCTCAGGTCGTGGACGACGTAAGGGAGATGGGCATCCGGGTCGCCGCGCGCGGCTCCGGCGCGGGCTCGCTCGTCAACCACCTCCTCGGTATCGCGCACGCCGACCCCGTCGCGCACGGGCTGCTGATGGAACGCTTCCTGTCCAAGCGCCGCCCGGTTCTGCCCGACATCGACATCGACGTGGAGTCCGCACGCCGGCTCGAGGTCTACCGCGCGATCATCGGCCGGTTCGGCACCGAGCGGGTCGCGACCGTGGCGATGCCGGAGACGTACCGGGTACGCCATGCGGTACGGGACGTCGGCGCGGCCCTCTCCATGGACCCGGCCGACATCGACCGCATCGCCAAGTCCTTCCCGCACATCCGCGCCCGCGACGCCCGCGCGGCACTGGAGGAACTGCCCGAACTGCGGCCCCTGGCCGGGGAGATGGAGAAGTACGGGCGGCTGTGGGACCTGGTGGAGGCACTGGACGCCCTGCCGCGCGGAATCGCCATGCACCCGTGCGGGGTCCTCCTCTCCGACGCCTCGCTCCTCGCCCGTACGCCCGTCATGCCGACCAGCGGCGAGGGGTTCCCCATGTCGCAGTTCGACAAGGAGGACGTCGAGGACCTCGGGTTGCTCAAACTGGACGTGCTGGGCGTGCGCATGCAGTCCGCGATGGCGCACGCGGTGGCCGAGGTGGAGCGGGCCACGGGGGACCGGGTCGACCTGGACGCCGTCGAGGAGGGCGACCCCGCCACGTATCGACTCATCCGGTCCGCCGAGACGTTGGGCTGCTTCCAGATCGAGTCGCCGGGCCAGCGGGACCTGGTGGGCAGGCTGCAGCCCGCGAACTTCCACGATCTCGTCGTCGACATCTCCCTCTTCCGGCCGGGACCGGTCGCGGCCGACATGGTGCGGCCGTTCATCGAGGCGCGGCACGGCCGGGCGCCGGTCCGCTTCCCGCACCCGGATCTGGCGGAGCCGCTGAGGAGCACGTACGGGGTCGTGGTCTTCCACGAGCAGATCATCGACATCGTCGACATCATGACCGGCTGCGGGCGCGACGAGGCGGACCGGGTGCGGCGCGGGCTGTCCGACCCCGAGTCGCAGGGACGGATCCGCTTCTGGTTCGCGCAGCACGCGGCCGCCCGGGGGTACGACGCGGAGACGATCGCCCGTACGTGGGAGATCGTCGAGGCCTTCGGGTCGTACGGCTTCTGCAAGGCGCACGCGGTCGCCTTCGCCGTGCCGACGTACCAGTCGGCCTGGCTGAAGGCGCATCACCCGGCCGCCTTCTACGCCGGGCTGCTCACGCACGATCCCGGGATGTATCCGAAGCGGCTGCTGCTCGCGGACGCGCGGCGGCGGGGGGTGCCGATCCTGCCGTTGGACGTGAACCGGTCGGCGGTCGCACACCGTATCGAACTGGTGTCTGATTCTGAGGGGTTCGAAGGGTTCAAGGGGGTGGCCGGGGGGACCCTCAGGGGGTCCGGGAAGGCCTGGGGTGTGCGGCTCGCGCTCTCCGACGTGCACGGCATCAGCGAGGCCGAGGCGGCACGGATCGCGGACGGGCAGCCGTACGCCTCGCTGCTCGACTTCTGGGAACGGGCCCGGCCGAGCCGTCCGCTGGCCGGACGGCTCGCGCAGGTCGGGGCGTTGGACGCCTTCGGTGCCAACCGCCGTGATCTGCAACTGCACTTGACCGAGCTGCACCGGGGAGCGCGTGCCGGTCGCGGGAACCAACTTCCCCTGGCCGGTGGGCAGAAGACCGCGCCGGCCGGGCTGCCCGACCTCTCCTCGGCCGAGCGGCTCAGTGCCGAGCTGGGTGTGCTCTCCATGGACGCCTCACGCAATCTGATGGACGATCACCGGGAGTTCCTGGAGGAGCTGGGCGTGGTCACCGCGCGCCGGCTGCGGGCGGCACGGCACGGTGAGACGGTCCTGGTCGCGGGTGCCAAGGCGGCCACCCAGACCCCGCCGATCCGCTCCGGCAGGCGGGTCATCTTCACCACCCTGGACGACGGCACGGGCCTGGTCGACCTCGCCTTCTTCGACGACTCCCACGACGCGTGCGCGCACACCGTCTTCCACTCCTGGCTCCTGCTCGTACGCGGAGTGGTGCAGCGGCGCGGCCCGCGCAGCCTCAGCGTGGTCGGGGCGGCCGCCTGGAACCTCGCCGACCTGGTGGAACTGCGGCGCGAGGAAGGCCTGGACGGAGTGGCCCTGCGGCTGGCCGAGCCGCAGGGGGAGGACGGGGCCGAGGGTGGCTCGCGGGACACGGGAGATCCGACGGGCGGCCGTCGAATCCAGATGTCCACGGGATACGAAATGCATCCGTGGGCCGATCTGCGCCCGGCGGGCGAAGGGCCCGCCGGTGGAAAGAAGTTGTGGCACCAGAGCCCGGGGAGTGCGGGATGA
- a CDS encoding DNA polymerase Y family protein produces the protein MTILCVRFQLPPAYEAALPGLLGTLEEFTPVVEALPPDGALADLRGAERYFKRDVEELASMIRVRALAWHGVDCVIGAGPGPMFARMALREAAPGTTRVVPEDPCALAEFLAEQPVRALPGVGTATARTLCEYGLDSVGKVAAAPLSTLQRLTSARTGRELHEMARGIDRGRVVPNAVSRSLAAERPFPHDELDPDQHRRALLSAAEELGARLRALEKVCRTLTLTVRYADRSTTPRSRTLPEPTAHSSALTDAAYRMYEALGLQRARVRGIVLRAEGLDPAEQASYQLTFDPVDEKVRRVEEAADRVRAKFGPRAITPGSLAA, from the coding sequence ATGACCATCCTCTGCGTACGTTTCCAGCTGCCTCCGGCGTACGAGGCCGCCCTGCCCGGGCTCCTCGGCACGCTGGAGGAGTTCACCCCCGTCGTCGAGGCGCTGCCACCGGACGGAGCGCTGGCCGATCTGCGGGGCGCCGAGCGGTACTTCAAGCGGGACGTCGAGGAACTGGCCTCGATGATCCGGGTGCGGGCGCTCGCCTGGCACGGCGTCGACTGTGTGATCGGGGCCGGACCCGGGCCGATGTTCGCACGGATGGCCCTGCGGGAAGCCGCCCCCGGAACGACCCGCGTGGTGCCCGAAGACCCCTGCGCCCTCGCGGAGTTCCTGGCGGAACAGCCCGTGCGGGCGCTGCCCGGAGTCGGCACCGCCACCGCCCGCACCCTGTGCGAGTACGGCCTGGACAGCGTCGGCAAGGTCGCCGCCGCGCCCCTGTCCACACTGCAACGGCTCACCAGCGCCCGCACGGGCCGCGAACTGCACGAGATGGCACGGGGTATCGACCGCGGCCGGGTCGTACCGAACGCCGTCTCACGGTCGCTCGCCGCCGAACGCCCCTTCCCGCACGACGAGTTGGACCCGGACCAGCACCGGCGCGCTCTGCTCTCCGCCGCCGAGGAACTGGGCGCCCGGCTGCGCGCCCTGGAGAAGGTGTGCCGCACGCTCACCCTCACCGTCCGCTACGCCGACCGCTCCACCACGCCCCGCAGCCGCACCCTCCCCGAGCCGACCGCCCACTCCTCGGCGCTCACCGACGCCGCGTACCGCATGTACGAGGCGCTCGGGCTGCAGCGCGCCCGGGTCCGCGGCATCGTCCTGCGTGCCGAGGGGCTCGACCCTGCCGAACAGGCCTCCTACCAGCTCACCTTCGACCCGGTGGACGAGAAGGTCCGGCGGGTCGAGGAAGCGGCGGACCGGGTCCGGGCGAAGTTCGGACCGCGGGCGATCACACCGGGGTCTTTGGCGGCGTGA
- a CDS encoding cupin domain-containing protein — protein MPVVRSSEAVVHEIHGARFVSYATPLSGSRELCAWRGEIPAGTKAPAHTVNREEIFHLLAGELLMTLDGRTERIAAGDTVIINPGATLAVENPTEETAISWVTTSIGLQAKLADGTVITPPWAN, from the coding sequence GTGCCCGTAGTCCGCTCGTCCGAAGCCGTCGTCCACGAGATCCACGGCGCGCGCTTCGTCTCGTACGCCACTCCCCTCAGCGGGAGCAGAGAACTGTGCGCCTGGCGGGGCGAGATCCCCGCTGGCACGAAGGCGCCCGCACACACCGTCAATCGCGAGGAGATCTTCCATCTGCTGGCCGGGGAACTCCTGATGACCCTCGACGGCCGTACCGAGCGGATCGCCGCGGGCGACACGGTGATCATCAATCCCGGCGCGACACTCGCCGTGGAGAACCCGACCGAGGAGACCGCGATCTCCTGGGTCACCACGTCGATCGGCCTCCAGGCGAAGCTGGCGGACGGCACGGTGATTACTCCGCCGTGGGCCAACTGA
- a CDS encoding MarR family winged helix-turn-helix transcriptional regulator — MQNSEAMALSAALLAVAGELTQRIHDGVVARGFEGVRPAHGFAFARLAPGGATVTELAAHLGVTKQAASQLVDEIVRKGYAERRPHPDDARARLVVLTEQGWACTRAAEEAAAEAVGPWVELLGEGEVRALRDRLLRIAPYGPIRPAW; from the coding sequence GTGCAGAACTCCGAGGCCATGGCCCTGTCCGCCGCCCTGCTCGCCGTCGCCGGCGAGCTCACCCAGCGCATCCACGACGGTGTCGTCGCCCGTGGGTTCGAGGGGGTCCGGCCCGCGCACGGGTTCGCGTTCGCGCGCCTCGCGCCCGGCGGGGCGACGGTCACGGAGCTGGCCGCCCATCTGGGCGTGACCAAGCAGGCCGCGAGTCAACTTGTCGACGAGATCGTCCGCAAGGGGTACGCCGAGCGGCGCCCGCACCCCGATGACGCGCGCGCCCGGCTGGTCGTGCTGACCGAGCAGGGCTGGGCCTGTACGCGGGCGGCGGAGGAGGCGGCCGCGGAAGCCGTCGGCCCCTGGGTCGAACTGCTTGGCGAGGGTGAAGTCCGGGCGTTGCGTGACCGTTTGCTGCGCATTGCGCCCTACGGTCCCATCAGGCCCGCCTGGTGA
- a CDS encoding esterase/lipase family protein, which translates to MLPWKRLLRPLAALLLTAAVTVVPTATVATAATAEAETAPSRGWNDYSCKPSAAHPRPVVLVHGTFANSVDNWLGLAPYLVNRNYCVFALDYGQLPGVPFFNGLGPIDKSAEQLKTFVDKVLAATGAAKADLVGHSQGGMMPRHYLKFLGGAAKVNALVGIAPDNHGTTLNGLTQLLDYFPGAADLLSTATPALADQVAGSAFLTKLNAGGDTVPGVRYTVIATKYDEVVTPYRSQYLDGPNVRNVLIQDLCAVDLSEHAAIGLIDRIAFHEVANALDPAHATPTTCLSVIG; encoded by the coding sequence ATGCTGCCCTGGAAACGCCTGCTCAGACCCCTGGCCGCGCTGCTGCTGACCGCCGCGGTCACCGTCGTCCCCACCGCCACCGTCGCTACCGCCGCCACCGCCGAGGCCGAGACCGCGCCGAGCCGTGGCTGGAACGACTACTCCTGCAAGCCGTCCGCCGCCCACCCGCGCCCCGTCGTCCTCGTCCACGGCACCTTCGCCAACTCCGTAGACAACTGGCTGGGCCTCGCGCCCTACCTCGTGAACCGTAACTACTGCGTCTTCGCCCTCGACTACGGGCAACTGCCCGGCGTGCCGTTCTTCAACGGCCTCGGTCCCATCGACAAGTCGGCGGAGCAGCTCAAGACCTTCGTCGACAAAGTGCTCGCCGCGACCGGCGCGGCCAAGGCCGACCTCGTCGGCCACTCGCAGGGCGGCATGATGCCCCGTCACTATCTGAAGTTCCTCGGCGGAGCCGCCAAGGTGAACGCCCTCGTCGGGATCGCCCCCGACAACCACGGCACCACCCTGAACGGACTCACCCAACTCCTCGACTACTTCCCCGGCGCGGCCGACCTGCTCTCCACGGCCACCCCCGCCCTCGCCGACCAGGTGGCGGGATCCGCGTTCCTGACCAAGCTCAACGCGGGCGGCGACACCGTCCCCGGTGTCCGCTACACGGTCATCGCCACCAAGTACGACGAGGTCGTCACGCCGTACCGCTCGCAGTACCTCGACGGTCCGAACGTACGCAATGTCCTGATCCAGGACCTGTGTGCGGTCGACCTCTCCGAGCACGCGGCGATCGGGCTCATCGACCGGATCGCCTTCCACGAGGTGGCGAACGCCTTGGACCCGGCACACGCCACCCCGACGACCTGCCTGTCGGTGATCGGCTAG
- a CDS encoding lytic polysaccharide monooxygenase auxiliary activity family 9 protein, whose translation MSARRKATRTRLATVAAVGVAPLALTGLAAAPAVAHGSMTDPVSRVAGCFAEGPENPRSAACKAAVAAGGTQALYDWNGVNIANAAGKSKEIIPDGKLCSAANDKFKGLDLARADWPATRLTSGNRTFRYKGTAPHKGSFELYVTKDGYDPTKPLKWSDLESKPFLKVTDPRMESGDYVFDGVVPVKSGRHLIYSIWQRSDSPEAFYTCSDVVFGEGGSGSGGGAEASTAPTASAPSDQEIADGTDESSVEHGGHGDDDPKTQATVTAAADTTSDSDSDAGSAASAAPSEAADDSASDAEPAGGSENLAETGGSSTTPYVAIGGATALALGAGALLASVRRRAVSGGRHSR comes from the coding sequence ATGTCCGCTCGCCGCAAGGCCACCCGCACCCGCCTCGCCACGGTCGCCGCCGTCGGTGTCGCCCCGCTCGCCCTGACCGGGCTTGCCGCCGCCCCGGCGGTCGCGCACGGCTCGATGACGGACCCGGTGAGCAGGGTCGCGGGCTGCTTCGCGGAGGGTCCGGAGAACCCGAGGTCCGCAGCCTGCAAGGCGGCGGTCGCGGCCGGCGGCACGCAGGCCCTCTACGACTGGAACGGGGTCAACATCGCGAACGCGGCCGGGAAGTCGAAGGAGATCATCCCCGACGGAAAGCTGTGCAGCGCGGCCAACGACAAGTTCAAGGGCCTCGACCTGGCCCGCGCCGACTGGCCGGCCACGCGGCTGACCTCGGGCAACCGCACCTTCCGCTACAAGGGAACGGCCCCGCACAAGGGCTCCTTCGAGCTGTACGTCACCAAGGACGGCTACGACCCGACGAAGCCCCTGAAGTGGTCGGACCTGGAGTCGAAGCCCTTCCTCAAGGTCACCGACCCGCGGATGGAGAGCGGCGACTACGTCTTCGACGGCGTCGTCCCGGTCAAGTCGGGCCGCCACCTCATCTATTCGATCTGGCAGCGCTCTGACTCCCCCGAGGCGTTCTACACCTGCTCGGACGTCGTGTTCGGAGAGGGCGGGAGCGGAAGTGGGGGCGGCGCCGAGGCCTCCACGGCCCCGACCGCGTCGGCGCCGTCCGACCAGGAGATCGCGGACGGCACCGACGAGTCGTCCGTGGAGCACGGCGGTCACGGCGACGACGACCCGAAGACCCAGGCCACGGTCACGGCGGCCGCGGACACCACGTCGGATTCCGACTCCGACGCCGGTTCCGCCGCCTCGGCGGCACCCTCCGAGGCGGCGGACGACTCCGCGAGCGACGCCGAGCCCGCCGGCGGTTCGGAGAACCTCGCCGAGACCGGCGGTTCGAGCACCACTCCGTACGTCGCGATCGGCGGGGCGACCGCCCTGGCGCTCGGGGCCGGGGCGCTGCTCGCGTCGGTTCGCCGCCGTGCCGTGAGTGGCGGCCGCCACAGCCGATAA